From Erwinia sp. HDF1-3R, one genomic window encodes:
- the ilvN gene encoding acetolactate synthase small subunit yields the protein MRRVLSVLLENESGALSRVVGLFSQRGYNIESLTVAPTDDPTLSRMTIQTVGDEKVLEQIEKQLHKLVDVLRVSELGQGAFVEREIMLVKLQATGYGREEVRRSAEIFRGQIVDVTPSLYTVQLAGTSEKLDAFLSAVRDVAEIVEVVRSGVVGVARGERIMR from the coding sequence ATGCGTCGTGTGTTATCGGTACTGCTGGAAAACGAGTCCGGCGCATTATCCCGCGTGGTAGGGCTTTTTTCTCAGCGCGGTTATAACATCGAAAGTCTGACGGTCGCCCCGACGGACGATCCCACGCTGTCGCGCATGACCATTCAAACGGTCGGCGATGAAAAGGTTCTGGAGCAGATTGAAAAGCAGCTGCACAAGCTGGTGGATGTACTGCGGGTCAGCGAACTGGGGCAGGGCGCCTTCGTTGAGCGCGAAATCATGCTGGTGAAACTTCAGGCCACCGGCTACGGGCGTGAAGAGGTGAGACGCAGCGCGGAAATCTTTCGTGGGCAGATCGTTGACGTGACGCCCTCGCTTTATACGGTTCAGCTGGCGGGTACCAGCGAGAAGCTGGATGCCTTTCTCAGCGCGGTACGCGACGTAGCGGAAATTGTTGAAGTGGTGCGTTCCGGCGTCGTTGGCGTGGCGCGCGGCGAGCGGATTATGCGTTAA